The following are from one region of the Mycolicibacterium helvum genome:
- a CDS encoding sigma-70 family RNA polymerase sigma factor produces MSVLARNLDDEPGPKRLDDGLDPNRGDFLAQAEPYRRELLAHCYRMTGSLHDAEDLVQETFLRAWKSYDRFEGKSSVRTWLHRIATNTCLTSLEGRQRRPLPTGLGAPSSQPTAELVERAEVPWLEPLPDSSTDDPADPSVIVGSRESVRLAFIAALQHLSPRQRAVLVLRDVLQWKAAEVAGAVGTSVAAVNSLLQRARAQLDAVGPSQDDQLSPPESVEAREQLAGYISAFEDYDIERLVEMFTAEAIWEMPPFDGWYQGGPAIGALIHHNCPANASGDMRLLPLTANGQPAAAMYMRLPETGGRHVPFQLHVLDLGPDGISHVVAFLDTTLFTKFGLPEAL; encoded by the coding sequence GTGAGCGTGCTCGCACGTAATCTTGATGACGAGCCCGGCCCGAAGCGTCTTGATGACGGACTCGACCCGAACCGGGGCGATTTCCTGGCGCAGGCTGAGCCCTACCGGCGCGAATTATTGGCGCACTGCTACCGGATGACGGGGTCGTTGCACGACGCCGAGGACCTGGTGCAGGAGACGTTCCTGCGGGCGTGGAAATCCTATGACCGCTTCGAGGGCAAGTCCTCAGTACGCACTTGGCTGCATCGCATCGCCACCAACACGTGCCTGACGTCGCTGGAGGGCAGGCAGCGCAGGCCGTTGCCCACCGGGCTGGGTGCGCCGAGCTCCCAACCCACCGCCGAGCTCGTCGAACGTGCCGAGGTGCCGTGGCTCGAACCCTTGCCCGACTCGTCAACGGACGACCCTGCTGATCCGTCTGTGATCGTCGGGTCGCGGGAATCGGTCCGGTTGGCTTTCATTGCGGCGCTGCAGCATCTGTCGCCACGGCAGCGGGCCGTTCTGGTGCTGCGCGATGTGCTCCAGTGGAAAGCCGCTGAAGTCGCCGGCGCCGTCGGCACCTCCGTCGCCGCTGTCAACAGTTTGTTGCAACGGGCCCGCGCCCAGCTCGACGCCGTCGGGCCCAGCCAGGACGATCAGCTGTCGCCGCCGGAGTCGGTGGAGGCCCGCGAACAGTTGGCCGGCTACATCTCGGCGTTCGAGGACTACGACATCGAGCGGCTGGTGGAAATGTTCACCGCCGAAGCGATTTGGGAGATGCCGCCGTTCGACGGCTGGTATCAGGGCGGCCCTGCCATCGGTGCGCTCATCCACCACAACTGCCCGGCCAACGCGAGCGGGGACATGCGGTTGTTGCCGCTGACCGCCAACGGCCAGCCGGCCGCGGCGATGTACATGCGCCTACCCGAGACCGGCGGCCGCCATGTGCCATTCCAGCTGCATGTGCTCGACTTGGGCCCCGACGGCATCTCCCATGTGGTGGCCTTCCTCGACACCACTCTGTTCACGAAATTCGGCCTGCCCGAGGCGCTTTAA
- a CDS encoding nitroreductase family deazaflavin-dependent oxidoreductase gives MTEAMNFDEINRAVIDEFRATGGKAGGMFEGKPLVLVHHVGAKSGTERIAPLVPLLHDDRIFIFASKGGADTNPDWYHNLVAHPNVTVELGTESFPVTAWVLSGSERDEVYARQVAAEPQFGDYQRSTSRVIPVVELQRT, from the coding sequence ATGACGGAAGCAATGAACTTCGACGAGATCAACCGAGCGGTCATCGATGAATTCCGGGCTACCGGCGGCAAAGCCGGCGGGATGTTCGAGGGCAAGCCACTGGTGCTGGTCCACCACGTCGGCGCCAAATCCGGGACCGAGCGCATCGCGCCGCTGGTGCCGCTTCTGCACGACGACCGGATCTTCATCTTCGCCAGTAAGGGTGGTGCGGACACCAACCCCGACTGGTACCACAATCTGGTCGCGCATCCGAACGTGACCGTCGAATTGGGTACCGAGTCCTTCCCCGTCACTGCCTGGGTGCTCAGCGGATCCGAGCGCGATGAGGTGTACGCCCGCCAGGTTGCCGCGGAGCCCCAGTTCGGGGATTACCAGCGCAGCACCTCGCGGGTCATCCCCGTCGTCGAGCTGCAACGCACGTAA
- a CDS encoding ferritin-like domain-containing protein codes for MTTPDTTTLLAQLRAVLDLTNTEIQIAETRVAQARTDAVRTELTQNAANGRERAEAIEAAIRDLGGFPDVIGPFFGRAAAAVKALTEQAQPFEEALLGDLALEGQLLDRSRYVKALAVAAHQPEVESLANRLITAHSATVDWLTTVLAEDALGGPAALRRTPLQILTGLTVRVANWPVISSVRGIDRALDAIRNSRPIVDQLVSRGAHAGEVAVKAAQASRDAALETAERVARREGADGAADALHSLRSATGVLSPQELPIAGYDELNLNDAVAAVKQLEDPADIRAVVAYEEANKNRQRLVSAAQTRVAAIAQEIIGID; via the coding sequence ATGACCACACCAGACACCACCACTCTGCTCGCCCAACTGCGGGCGGTCCTCGACCTGACCAACACCGAGATCCAGATCGCCGAAACCAGGGTGGCGCAGGCGCGCACCGATGCGGTGCGCACCGAGCTCACCCAGAACGCCGCCAACGGCCGCGAACGCGCCGAAGCCATCGAGGCTGCCATCCGCGATCTTGGCGGCTTTCCCGACGTGATCGGCCCGTTCTTCGGCCGCGCGGCCGCGGCCGTCAAGGCCCTCACCGAACAGGCACAGCCGTTCGAGGAGGCCCTGCTGGGCGATCTCGCCCTGGAGGGTCAGCTGCTCGATCGCTCCCGCTACGTCAAGGCGCTGGCCGTCGCGGCACACCAGCCCGAGGTCGAAAGCCTGGCCAATCGCCTGATCACGGCGCACTCGGCGACCGTCGACTGGCTGACCACCGTGCTGGCCGAGGACGCGCTGGGCGGTCCGGCCGCACTGCGGCGCACGCCGCTGCAGATTCTCACCGGGCTGACCGTCCGAGTGGCCAACTGGCCGGTGATTTCATCGGTCCGCGGTATCGACCGGGCGCTGGACGCCATCCGTAATAGCCGGCCCATCGTCGACCAGCTGGTCAGCCGCGGCGCGCACGCCGGTGAGGTGGCGGTCAAGGCGGCCCAGGCCTCGCGGGATGCGGCGCTGGAGACCGCCGAGCGGGTGGCCCGACGCGAGGGCGCTGACGGTGCCGCCGATGCGTTGCACTCGTTGCGCAGTGCAACCGGTGTGCTGTCGCCCCAGGAATTGCCGATCGCCGGTTACGACGAGCTCAACCTCAACGACGCTGTCGCCGCGGTGAAGCAGCTTGAGGATCCCGCCGATATTCGCGCCGTCGTCGCCTATGAGGAGGCCAACAAGAACCGTCAGCGGCTGGTGTCGGCTGCCCAGACCCGGGTGGCCGCAATCGCGCAGGAGATCATCGGCATCGACTGA
- a CDS encoding heme-binding protein, giving the protein MGGLAAATLAAPMASAAPDCSSAGVSNTVSSVTGSAHQYLAGHPGANQVLTAAYTQPRPQAEANVRGYFTANPGEYYELRGILAPIGDTQQACNVTVLPPDLQTAYNAFMAG; this is encoded by the coding sequence GTGGGGGGCTTGGCGGCGGCGACGCTCGCCGCGCCGATGGCCTCGGCGGCACCGGACTGCAGCAGCGCCGGCGTTTCCAACACCGTCAGTTCGGTGACTGGCTCAGCACACCAGTATCTCGCCGGCCACCCCGGCGCCAATCAGGTCTTGACGGCGGCTTACACCCAGCCGCGCCCGCAGGCGGAAGCCAATGTGCGCGGGTACTTCACCGCCAACCCCGGGGAGTACTACGAGCTGCGCGGGATCCTGGCGCCGATCGGTGACACCCAGCAGGCGTGCAATGTCACGGTGCTGCCGCCCGATCTACAAACGGCCTACAACGCGTTCATGGCCGGCTGA
- a CDS encoding MarR family winged helix-turn-helix transcriptional regulator, which yields MAQRWLTNDQQRIWRNYLTLGNRLQVAMNRHLQARCGLSLADYEVLVALSERGPLRVLELAAALDWEQSRVSHQLRRMRTRDLVERRDSEDDRRGATVEITPVGSAALATAAPDHVALVRSVLFDGATQAQLRGFDEVIAGALERLED from the coding sequence ATGGCTCAGCGCTGGTTGACCAATGACCAACAGCGGATCTGGCGCAACTACCTGACATTGGGCAACCGCCTGCAGGTCGCGATGAACCGCCACCTTCAGGCGCGCTGCGGATTGTCGCTCGCCGACTACGAGGTATTGGTCGCACTCTCCGAGCGCGGTCCACTCCGGGTGCTCGAACTGGCCGCTGCGCTGGACTGGGAGCAGAGCCGGGTGTCCCATCAACTGCGCCGAATGCGGACCCGTGACCTGGTGGAGCGCCGTGATAGCGAGGATGATCGGCGCGGCGCCACCGTCGAGATCACCCCGGTCGGAAGTGCTGCGCTCGCCACCGCGGCACCCGACCACGTCGCGCTGGTCCGCTCGGTGCTCTTCGACGGGGCGACGCAGGCGCAGCTGCGCGGATTCGACGAGGTCATTGCCGGGGCGCTGGAACGCCTTGAGGACTGA